One Brassica oleracea var. oleracea cultivar TO1000 chromosome C7, BOL, whole genome shotgun sequence genomic window carries:
- the LOC106306479 gene encoding 26S proteasome non-ATPase regulatory subunit 2 homolog B: MAPGPDPNSVGDGAKRDEATTKVPSKEPKKKDDKKEEDLSEEDLQLKQNLELYVERAKDPNPELQKAALESMRQEIRASTSSMTSVPKPLKFLRPHYGTLKEFHKNMGESDLKKLLADILSVLALTMSAEGQRESLGYRLTGSEGDIGSWGHEYVRNLAGEIAEEYTVRQGEEASIEDLMDLVQQIVAFHMKHNAETEAVDLLMDVEDLDLLLEHVDRTNFRRTCNYLTSAAKYLPGPDDMLVLDIAYMIYIKFEEYPNALQIALFLDNMQYVKQVFTSCTDLLRKKQFCYMISRHGITFELDPEMVENDVDREMLQDIVNNTKLSEGYLTLARDIEVMEAKTPEDIYKAHLLDGRASSGPSADSARQNLAATFVNAFVNAGFGQDKLMTVPSDSTSGSAGNWLFKNKEHGKTSAAASLGMILLWDVDAGLTHLDKYFHSNDNPIIAGALLGVGIVNCGIKNDCDPALALLGEYIDKEDSSVRIGAIMGLGIAYAGSQNDQIRSSLSPVLNDAKAPLDVIAFAALSLGMIYVGSCNEEVAQSIIFALMDRSEAELGEALTRFLPLGLGLLYLGKQESVEATAEVSKTFNEKIRKYCDMTLLSCAYAGTGNVLKVQDLLAQCGEHLEKGDIHQGPAVLGLAMVAMSEELGLDMAIRSLERVLQYGEQNVRRAVPLALGLLCISNPKVTVMDTLSRLSHDTDSEVAMSAIVSLGLIGAGTNNARIAGMLRNLSSYYYKDASLLFCVRIAQGLVHMGKGLLTLSPFHSERLLLSPTALAGIVTLLHACLDMKSIILGKYHYVLYFLVLAMQPRMMLTVDENLKPISVPVRVGQAVDVVGQAGRPKTITGFQTHSTPVLLAAGERAELATDKYIPLSPILEGFIILKENPDYREE; encoded by the exons TCTGAAGAGGACTTGCAACTGAAGCAGAACCTGGAGCTCTATGTTGAGAGGGCTAAAGACCCTAATCCCGAACTGCAGAAGGCTGCTCTCGAAAGCATGAG GCAGGAGATCCGTGCCTCAACAAGCTCCATGACATCGGTTCCTAAACCCCTCAAGTTTCTCCGCCCTCACTATGGAACTCTTAAGGAGTTTCATAAAAATATGGGCGAGTCCGATCTCAAG AAATTGCTGGCTGATATACTGTCTGTCTTGGCACTGACCATGTCTGCTGAGGGTCAAAGG GAAAGCTTAGGATATAGGTTGACTGGATCAGAGGGTGACATCGGATCTTGGGGTCACGAGTATGTCAGGAATTTGGCCGGAGAGATTGCAGAAGAGTATACAGTTCGTCAG GGCGAGGAGGCTTCTATTGAGGACTTAATGGATCTTGTGCAGCAAATTGTTGCTTTTCACATGAAG CATAATGCAGAAACCGAAGCTGTTGACCTCTTAATGGATGTTGAGGATCTTGATCTCTTACTTGAGCATGTAGACCGCACTAATTTCAGGAGGACGTGCAACTATCTCACCAGTGCAGCCAA GTACCTTCCAGGACCGGATGACATGCTGGTTTTAGATATTGCTTACATGATCTACATCAAGTTTGAAGAATATCCAAACGCTCTGCAAATTGCACTGTTTCTTGATAACATGCAG TATGTGAAGCAAGTATTTACCTCGTGCACTGACCTGCTAAGAAAGAAACAGTTCTGCTACATGATATCACGTCAT GGCATCACCTTTGAGCTTGACCCTGAGATGGTTGAAAACGACGTTGACAGAGAAATGCTACAGGATATTGTTAACAACACTAAGTTGAGTGAAGGATATCTGACGCTTGCAAGGGATATTGAGGTCATGGAAGCCAAGACGCCTGAAGACATCTACAAG GCTCACTTGCTTGACGGCAGGGCTAGCTCTGGCCCAAGTGCGGATTCGGCTAGACAAAATCTGGCTGCCACTTTTGTGAATGCATTTGTAAATGCTGGTTTTGGCCAG GACAAGTTAATGACAGTGCCATCAGACTCGACCAGTGGATCTGCTGGAAACTGGCTCTTCAAAAACAAAGAACATGGCAAGACCAGTGCAGCTGCTAGTCTG GGTATGATTCTATTGTGGGATGTGGACGCTGGACTCACTCACCTCGACAAATATTTCCACTCCAATGATAATCCCATCATCGCTGGAGCTCTGCTTGGTGTTGGGATTGTTAACTGCGGCATTAAGAATGACTGTGATCCT GCATTGGCCCTTCTTGGAGAATACATTGACAAAGAGGATTCATCTGTCCGAATCGGTGCTATTATGGGTCTCGGGATTGCATACGCAGGCTCCCAAAACGATCAG ATAAGAAGCAGTTTGTCTCCAGTACTAAACGATGCAAAGGCACCTCTCGATGTGATTGCGTTTGCTGCACTTAGTTTGGGGATGATTTACGTTGGCTCGTGTAACGAAGAGGTTGCGCAGTCCATCATATTCGCTTTGATGGATCGGAGTGAGGCGGAACTGGGTGAAGCCCTCACTCGCTTCTTGCCTCTTGGACTTGGACTTCTCTACCTTGGCAAACAG GAAAGCGTGGAGGCCACCGCAGAGGTTTCAAAGACGTTCAATGAGAAGATCAGAAAGTATTGTGATATGACACTTCTTTCATGTGCGTATGCTGGAACTGGGAACGTCCTTAAGGTCCAGGACCTTCTGGCTCAGTGTGGAGAGCATCTGGAGAAAGGTGATATCCACCAGGGTCCAGCCGTGCTTGGATTAGCGATGGTTGCTATGTCTGAAGAACTGGGTCTCGATATGGCCATCCGTTCTCTGGAGCGCGTGCTACAGTATGGAGAACAGAACGTAAGGCGTGCAGTGCCTTTGGCCCTTGGTCTCCTATGTATATCAAACCCGAAG GTGACTGTTATGGACACTTTGAGCCGGCTTAGCCATGACACAGATTCAGAAGTTGCCATG TCAGCGATTGTTTCTCTTGGTTTGATCGGCGCTGGAACTAACAACGCAAGGATTGCCGGCATGCTTAGAAACCTCTCCAGCTATTATTACAAGGATGCCAGCCTTCTCTTCTGT GTGCGTATTGCTCAAGGGCTGGTGCATATGGGAAAGGGTCTCTTAACTCTCAGCCCCTTCCACTCCGAGAGGCTCTTGCTATCCCC AACTGCGCTTGCTGGTATAGTGACATTGTTACATGCATGCCTTGACATGAAGTCCATCATACTGGGGAAATACCATTATGTGCTCTACTTCCTCGTTTTGGCGATGCAG CCAAGGATGATGCTGACGGTGGATGAGAACTTGAAGCCCATCTCCGTGCCAGTGCGAGTAGGACAAGCGGTTGATGTGGTTGGACAGGCAGGTCGACCAAAGACAATCACTGGGTTCCAAACGCATTCAACACCAGTTCTCCTTGCTGCTGGGGAGAGAGCAGAGCTCGCAACTGACAA GTACATTCCATTGTCTCCCATACTGGAAGGTTTCATCATATTGAAAGAAAATCCAGACTATAGAGAGGAGTGA